One segment of Streptomyces sp. YIM 121038 DNA contains the following:
- the argS gene encoding arginine--tRNA ligase has protein sequence MASVQSLTASVHQRLADALSAALPEAAPADPLLRRSDRADFQANGILALAKKQKANPRDLATRVVESIDAPELLKDVEVSGPGFLNITVTDRAITETLAARAADGDRLGVPVKAEPGTTVVDYAQPNVAKEMHVGHLRSAVIGDALRGMLDFTGERTVGRHHIGDWGTQFGMLIQYLIENPAELAGETDTDGQQAMSNLNRVYKASRAVFDADEDFKERARKRVVALQSGDKETLELWQRFVDESKVYFYSVFEKLDMRIRDEEIVGESAYNDMMAETARMLEESGVAVRSEGALVVFFDDIKGKDDKPVPLIVQKADGGFGYAASDLSAIRDRVFGLHATTLLYVVDVRQSLHFRMVFETARRAGWLNDDVTAHNMGYGTVLGADGKPFKTREGETVRLEDLLDEAVQRAAEVVREKAQDLTEDEIQERAAQVGIGAVKYADLSTSPSRDYKFDLDQMVSLNGDTSVYLQYAYARIQSILRKAGETRPAAHPELELSPAERALGLHLDAFGDTVFEAAAEYAPHKLAAYLYQLASLYTTFYDKCPVLKADTPAQVENRLFLCDLTARTLHQGMALLGIRTPERL, from the coding sequence ATGGCCTCGGTCCAGTCCCTCACCGCCTCCGTCCACCAGCGCCTCGCGGACGCCCTCTCGGCAGCCCTGCCGGAGGCCGCCCCCGCCGACCCGCTGCTGCGACGCAGTGACAGGGCCGACTTCCAGGCCAACGGGATCCTCGCGCTCGCCAAGAAGCAGAAGGCCAACCCGCGTGACCTCGCGACGCGGGTCGTCGAGTCGATCGACGCGCCGGAGCTCCTGAAGGACGTCGAGGTCTCCGGCCCCGGCTTCCTGAACATCACGGTCACGGACCGGGCGATCACCGAGACGCTCGCGGCCCGCGCGGCCGACGGCGACCGTCTCGGGGTGCCCGTGAAGGCCGAGCCCGGCACCACGGTCGTCGACTACGCCCAGCCGAACGTGGCGAAGGAGATGCACGTCGGCCACCTGCGCTCGGCGGTCATCGGTGACGCACTGCGCGGCATGCTCGACTTCACCGGCGAGCGGACGGTCGGCCGGCACCACATCGGCGACTGGGGCACCCAGTTCGGCATGCTCATCCAGTACCTGATCGAGAACCCCGCCGAGCTGGCCGGGGAGACCGACACGGACGGCCAGCAGGCCATGTCGAACCTGAACCGGGTGTACAAGGCCTCGCGCGCGGTCTTCGACGCCGACGAGGACTTCAAGGAGCGGGCCCGCAAGCGGGTCGTCGCCCTCCAGTCCGGCGACAAGGAGACCCTGGAGCTGTGGCAGCGGTTCGTGGACGAGTCGAAGGTCTACTTCTACTCGGTCTTCGAGAAGCTGGACATGCGGATCCGTGACGAGGAGATCGTCGGTGAGTCCGCGTACAACGACATGATGGCCGAGACGGCCCGCATGCTGGAGGAGTCGGGCGTCGCCGTCCGCTCCGAGGGCGCGCTCGTCGTCTTCTTCGACGACATCAAGGGCAAGGACGACAAGCCGGTCCCGCTGATCGTGCAGAAGGCCGACGGCGGTTTCGGCTACGCGGCCTCGGACCTGTCCGCGATCCGCGACCGCGTCTTCGGCCTGCACGCGACGACGCTCCTGTACGTGGTGGACGTACGCCAGTCCCTGCACTTCCGGATGGTCTTCGAGACGGCCCGGCGGGCCGGGTGGCTGAACGACGACGTCACCGCGCACAACATGGGCTACGGCACGGTGCTCGGCGCGGACGGCAAGCCGTTCAAGACGCGTGAGGGCGAGACCGTGCGGCTTGAGGACCTCCTCGACGAGGCGGTGCAGCGTGCCGCGGAGGTGGTGCGCGAGAAGGCGCAGGACCTCACCGAGGACGAGATCCAGGAGCGGGCCGCGCAGGTCGGCATCGGCGCGGTGAAGTACGCGGACCTGTCCACGTCACCGAGCCGCGACTACAAGTTCGACCTGGACCAGATGGTCTCGCTCAACGGCGACACCTCCGTCTACCTCCAGTACGCGTACGCCCGCATCCAGTCGATCCTGCGCAAGGCGGGCGAGACCCGGCCGGCCGCGCACCCCGAGCTGGAGCTGTCCCCGGCGGAGCGCGCCCTCGGCCTGCACCTGGACGCGTTCGGCGACACGGTCTTCGAGGCCGCCGCCGAGTACGCCCCGCACAAGCTGGCGGCCTACCTCTACCAGCTGGCGTCCCTGTACACGACGTTCTACGACAAGTGCCCGGTCCTGAAGGCGGACACCCCGGCCCAGGTCGAGAACCGCCTGTTCCTCTGCGACCTGACGGCCCGCACCCTCCACCAGGGCATGGCCCTCCTGGGCATCAGGACGCCTGAGCGCCTCTGA
- the lysS gene encoding lysine--tRNA ligase yields MVAQSTDTTDWVSRYADEVIAESERRAAGAKSATAAPVIVVASGLSPSGPIHLGNLREVMTPHLVADEIRRRGHTVRHLISWDDYDRYRKVPAGVPGIDESWAEHIGKPLTSVPAPAGSAHPNWAEHFKSAMIASLHELGVEFDGISQTEQYTSGVYREQILHAMKHRADIDAILDQYRTKKDPAKGKKQAQKPVDEAELEAAEGSGAAGEDDGSGGSAGYFPYKPYCGRCEKDLTTVTSYDDETTELAYVCTACGFDETVLLSEFNRGKLVWKVDWPMRWAYEGVVFEPSGVDHSSPGSSFVVGGQIVRQIFDGVQPIGPMYAFVGISGMAKMSSSRGGVPTPADALKIMEAPLLRWLYARRKPNQSFKIAFDQEIQRLYDEWDKLEAKVADGSALPADAAAHARAVRTAAGELPRTPRPLPYRTLASVADITAGAEDQTLRILSDLDPSAPLASLDEVRPRLDRAENWITTQVPADARTIVRSEPDAELLSSLDDEARESLRLLLEGLDSHWSLDGLTHLVYGVPKVRAGFSADATAKELPPEIKVAQRTFFALLYRLLVTRETGPRLPTLLLAVGAERVRKLLGA; encoded by the coding sequence ATCGTGGCTCAGAGCACCGATACCACCGACTGGGTCTCCCGCTACGCGGACGAGGTCATCGCCGAGTCGGAGCGTCGTGCCGCGGGCGCGAAATCCGCCACCGCCGCACCGGTGATCGTGGTGGCCTCGGGCCTGTCCCCCTCCGGCCCCATCCACCTGGGCAACCTGCGCGAGGTCATGACTCCGCACCTGGTCGCCGACGAGATCCGCCGCCGCGGCCACACGGTGCGCCACCTGATCTCCTGGGACGACTACGACCGCTACCGCAAGGTCCCGGCCGGCGTCCCCGGCATCGACGAGTCCTGGGCCGAGCACATCGGCAAGCCGCTGACCTCGGTGCCCGCCCCCGCCGGATCCGCGCACCCGAACTGGGCCGAGCACTTCAAGTCCGCGATGATCGCCTCCCTGCACGAGCTGGGCGTCGAGTTCGACGGGATCAGCCAGACCGAGCAGTACACCTCGGGCGTCTACCGCGAGCAGATCCTGCACGCGATGAAGCACCGCGCCGACATCGACGCGATCCTCGACCAGTACCGCACCAAGAAGGACCCCGCCAAGGGCAAGAAGCAGGCCCAGAAGCCCGTCGACGAGGCCGAGCTGGAGGCCGCCGAGGGCTCCGGCGCCGCGGGCGAGGACGACGGCAGCGGCGGCTCCGCCGGGTACTTCCCGTACAAGCCGTACTGCGGCCGCTGCGAGAAGGACCTCACCACCGTCACCTCCTACGACGACGAGACCACCGAGCTGGCCTACGTCTGCACCGCGTGCGGCTTCGACGAGACCGTCCTGCTGAGCGAGTTCAACCGCGGCAAGCTCGTCTGGAAGGTCGACTGGCCCATGCGCTGGGCCTACGAGGGCGTGGTCTTCGAGCCGAGCGGCGTGGACCACTCGTCCCCCGGCTCCTCGTTCGTCGTCGGCGGCCAGATCGTCCGGCAGATCTTCGACGGCGTGCAGCCCATCGGCCCCATGTACGCCTTCGTCGGCATCAGCGGCATGGCCAAGATGTCCTCCTCCCGCGGCGGCGTGCCCACGCCCGCCGACGCGCTGAAGATCATGGAAGCGCCGCTGCTCCGCTGGCTGTACGCGCGCCGCAAGCCCAACCAGTCCTTCAAGATCGCCTTCGACCAGGAGATCCAGCGGCTCTACGACGAGTGGGACAAGCTGGAGGCCAAGGTCGCCGACGGCAGCGCGCTGCCCGCCGACGCCGCCGCGCACGCCCGCGCCGTGCGCACCGCCGCGGGCGAGCTGCCGCGGACCCCGCGCCCGCTGCCCTACCGCACGCTGGCCTCCGTCGCCGACATCACCGCGGGAGCCGAGGACCAGACCCTGCGGATCCTGAGCGACCTCGACCCGTCGGCGCCGCTCGCCTCCCTCGACGAGGTCCGGCCCCGGCTCGACCGCGCCGAGAACTGGATCACCACGCAGGTCCCCGCCGACGCCCGGACCATCGTGCGGTCCGAGCCCGACGCGGAGCTCCTGTCCTCCCTGGACGACGAGGCCCGCGAGTCGCTGCGGCTCCTCCTGGAGGGCCTGGACTCGCACTGGTCCCTGGACGGTCTGACGCACCTCGTGTACGGCGTGCCGAAGGTGCGGGCCGGGTTCTCGGCCGACGCCACGGCCAAGGAGCTGCCGCCGGAGATCAAGGTGGCACAGCGCACCTTCTTCGCGCTCCTGTACCGCCTCCTGGTCACCCGGGAGACCGGGCCGCGGCTGCCCACGCTGCTGCTCGCGGTGGGGGCGGAGCGGGTGCGCAAGCTCCTCGGAGCCTGA
- a CDS encoding DUF2637 domain-containing protein, with the protein MQLTRMHRILIGVVVFGALVIAGIGFAGSYAAVRELAEKKGFGTFSVVFPIGIDAGICVLLALDLLLTWIRIPFPLLRQTAWLLTAATIAFNGAAAWPDPLGVGMHAVIPVLFVVAVEAARHAVGRIADITADKHMEGVRLTRWLLSPLPTFLLWRRMKLWELRSYDQVIKLEQERLVYQARLRSRFGRRWRTKAPVESLMPLRLARYGVPLAETAPAGLAAAGIEPALLPPVPAAVPVPVVAPAAQQPQLAPAPGPATAAPAAAAAPAAEAGPAPERPVDLQKPQRPQQPTEAGQIEQVEQVEQVEDQRAPGQHGSPWFAAPQQRPQGEAPLPYDPEGPYDEWYDEQAAYEEQQAYEAYETFEDARPYARQAPVAAPESAEAADAPEFRVPSGPGRTRPLANGQLIPNPRAERAPEEPRPEAEPEPLPEPVEGGPGLPDDMTREEAYFNAFRKYVSEMGDYPNARQFSLYLMDLYGITGQAGGPLAESTLRPYLRGFRDRYQQDLDAEEHIA; encoded by the coding sequence ATGCAGCTGACACGCATGCACCGGATACTCATCGGGGTCGTCGTCTTCGGTGCGCTCGTCATCGCCGGTATCGGCTTCGCCGGTTCGTACGCGGCCGTGCGCGAGCTCGCCGAGAAGAAGGGCTTCGGCACCTTCTCGGTAGTGTTCCCGATCGGCATCGACGCGGGCATCTGTGTGCTCCTCGCGCTCGACCTGCTCCTCACCTGGATCCGCATCCCGTTCCCGCTGCTCCGCCAGACGGCGTGGCTCCTGACGGCGGCGACGATCGCGTTCAACGGGGCGGCGGCGTGGCCGGATCCGCTGGGCGTGGGCATGCACGCCGTGATCCCGGTGCTCTTCGTGGTGGCGGTGGAGGCCGCGCGGCACGCGGTCGGGCGGATCGCGGACATCACGGCCGACAAGCACATGGAGGGCGTGCGCCTGACGCGCTGGCTGCTCTCCCCGCTGCCCACGTTCCTGCTGTGGCGCCGGATGAAGCTGTGGGAGCTGCGGAGTTACGACCAGGTCATCAAGCTGGAGCAGGAGCGGCTCGTCTACCAGGCGCGGCTGCGCTCCCGCTTCGGGCGGCGCTGGCGCACCAAGGCTCCGGTGGAGTCGCTGATGCCGCTGCGGCTCGCCCGTTACGGTGTGCCGCTGGCGGAGACCGCTCCGGCGGGGCTGGCCGCGGCGGGCATCGAGCCCGCGCTGCTGCCTCCCGTGCCCGCGGCCGTGCCCGTGCCCGTGGTCGCGCCGGCCGCCCAGCAGCCGCAGCTGGCTCCGGCGCCCGGCCCGGCGACGGCTGCCCCTGCCGCTGCCGCCGCCCCTGCCGCGGAGGCCGGGCCCGCGCCCGAGCGGCCCGTGGACCTCCAGAAGCCGCAGCGGCCTCAGCAGCCCACGGAGGCCGGGCAGATCGAGCAGGTCGAGCAGGTCGAGCAGGTCGAGGATCAGCGGGCGCCCGGGCAGCACGGCAGCCCGTGGTTCGCGGCGCCGCAGCAGCGTCCCCAGGGCGAGGCGCCGCTCCCGTACGACCCGGAGGGCCCGTACGACGAGTGGTACGACGAGCAGGCGGCGTACGAGGAGCAGCAGGCGTACGAGGCCTACGAGACGTTCGAGGACGCGCGGCCGTACGCGCGGCAGGCTCCGGTCGCCGCTCCGGAGTCGGCGGAGGCCGCGGACGCGCCCGAGTTCCGCGTCCCGTCGGGGCCCGGCCGCACCCGCCCGCTGGCGAACGGCCAGCTGATCCCGAACCCGCGCGCCGAGCGGGCCCCCGAGGAGCCGCGGCCCGAGGCGGAACCGGAGCCGCTGCCCGAGCCCGTCGAGGGCGGTCCGGGGCTTCCGGACGACATGACGCGCGAGGAGGCGTACTTCAACGCCTTCCGCAAGTACGTGAGCGAGATGGGGGACTATCCGAACGCCCGGCAGTTCAGCCTGTACCTGATGGACCTGTACGGCATCACGGGCCAGGCGGGCGGCCCCCTCGCGGAGAGCACGCTCCGCCCCTACCTGCGCGGCTTCCGGGACCGCTACCAGCAGGACCTGGACGCCGAGGAACACATCGCCTGA
- a CDS encoding helix-turn-helix domain-containing protein → MGAGDLAELLRELKGRSGLSYGALAKRLHVSTSTLHRYVNGTAVPTEFAPVERLARLCKATPEELVEVHRRWIVADATRGRKAEPVAEAATQAVPDAAPEPDPAPVPDPAPEPHPEPATVVDTAAPRPEPDAVQEPGPGPGSEPKQEPGPEPEPDPGPGREPEPEVELRRHPRPHPGKTPRKTLRVPRGRRQRLGVLAAVGVVLALGGTALAVHSASGSSGGDGKNAAADKGPSAGAERSPSGTPDEKEPSGKPSVTSSAKPPEKEDVDKKDGGGPKGAPKGGGEGSEGRSSGAGGRAPGSASARAPVTVSTNPQYWQSDCGRPYLISRAPGRLPAPPTSQDAPGWVSAFDGVAAEQHDVKFTVQGTGKETVVLESLNVRVVGKSEPLARNMYLMGYLGVGCGSGIPKHSFDVQLDRGQAALVSQGDEFPYKVSENDPETFFVFATSKTRYVRWYLELEWSSGSRHGTVVIDDEGKPFRTSGPPKNRTYGYTLDNKEWVKAWRRPNGEDGYDWERG, encoded by the coding sequence GTGGGGGCGGGCGATCTCGCGGAGCTGTTGCGAGAACTGAAGGGGCGGTCCGGGCTCAGCTACGGAGCCCTCGCCAAGAGACTGCACGTCAGCACGTCGACGCTCCACCGCTATGTGAACGGCACCGCCGTGCCCACGGAGTTCGCCCCGGTCGAGCGCCTCGCCCGGCTGTGCAAGGCCACTCCGGAGGAGCTGGTGGAGGTCCACCGCAGGTGGATCGTCGCCGACGCGACGCGCGGGCGTAAGGCGGAGCCGGTGGCCGAGGCGGCCACCCAGGCCGTACCGGATGCCGCGCCTGAGCCGGATCCCGCGCCCGTACCGGATCCCGCGCCTGAGCCGCATCCCGAGCCCGCGACCGTCGTCGACACAGCCGCGCCCCGGCCGGAACCGGACGCCGTACAGGAACCGGGTCCGGGACCGGGATCGGAACCGAAGCAGGAGCCGGGGCCGGAACCTGAGCCGGACCCTGGCCCCGGCCGGGAGCCGGAACCGGAGGTCGAACTGCGGCGCCACCCCCGGCCGCACCCCGGCAAGACCCCCCGCAAGACCCTCCGCGTCCCGCGTGGCAGGCGCCAGCGGCTCGGCGTCCTCGCCGCCGTCGGCGTCGTGCTCGCCCTCGGCGGCACCGCCCTCGCCGTGCACTCGGCCTCCGGCAGCTCCGGCGGCGACGGCAAGAACGCCGCCGCGGACAAGGGCCCCAGTGCCGGGGCCGAGCGTTCGCCGTCCGGCACGCCGGACGAGAAGGAGCCGTCCGGCAAGCCCTCCGTCACCTCCTCGGCCAAGCCCCCCGAGAAGGAGGACGTGGACAAGAAGGACGGCGGCGGCCCGAAGGGCGCCCCCAAGGGCGGCGGGGAAGGCAGCGAGGGCCGCTCCTCCGGCGCCGGAGGCCGGGCGCCCGGAAGCGCCTCGGCCCGCGCCCCCGTCACCGTGTCCACCAACCCCCAGTACTGGCAGTCCGACTGCGGACGCCCGTACCTCATCAGCCGCGCGCCGGGCCGACTGCCCGCGCCGCCCACCTCGCAGGACGCCCCGGGCTGGGTGTCCGCGTTCGACGGGGTCGCGGCCGAGCAGCACGACGTGAAGTTCACCGTCCAGGGGACCGGCAAGGAGACCGTCGTCCTGGAGTCCCTGAACGTCCGCGTCGTCGGCAAGAGCGAACCGCTCGCCCGGAACATGTACCTCATGGGCTACCTCGGCGTGGGCTGCGGCAGCGGCATCCCCAAGCACTCCTTCGACGTACAGCTCGACAGGGGACAGGCCGCCCTCGTCTCCCAGGGCGACGAATTCCCCTACAAGGTCAGCGAGAACGACCCCGAGACCTTCTTCGTCTTCGCCACCAGCAAGACCCGCTACGTGCGCTGGTACCTGGAGCTGGAGTGGTCCAGCGGCTCCCGGCACGGGACGGTCGTCATCGACGACGAGGGCAAGCCGTTCCGCACGAGCGGCCCCCCGAAGAACCGCACCTACGGCTACACCCTCGACAACAAGGAGTGGGTGAAGGCGTGGCGCCGCCCCAACGGGGAGGACGGGTACGACTGGGAGCGCGGCTAG
- a CDS encoding NAD(P)-binding domain-containing protein — translation MSSAPSASSKPSVSVLGLGNMGSALAAALLKAGHPTTVWNRTAAKTGPLAAQGATPAGTPLAAVAASPLVIACLTLNDHVRDLFEPLAEELRGKTLVNTTNGTPAQARELAAWAAKHDIAYVDAGIMAIPPMIATPGAYILYSGDEEAFQEHRETLAAMADTKWVGQDAGLAALWDLSLLTGMYGMIQGVTQAFALTGRAGVPPKEFAPLLADWITAMTHGLVPGTAAALESGQHLTDVSSLEVNQAAFPNLLAAFAEAGVSDELFAGVQPLLDRAVEQGHGADGLSRLAELLQRG, via the coding sequence ATGTCCTCCGCGCCCTCCGCGTCCTCCAAGCCGTCCGTGTCCGTCCTCGGGCTCGGCAACATGGGCAGCGCCCTGGCGGCCGCCCTGCTCAAGGCGGGCCACCCCACCACGGTCTGGAACCGTACGGCCGCGAAGACGGGCCCCCTCGCGGCCCAGGGCGCGACTCCCGCGGGGACGCCCCTGGCCGCGGTCGCCGCCAGCCCCCTGGTGATCGCCTGCCTCACCCTCAACGACCACGTCCGGGACCTCTTCGAGCCGCTCGCCGAGGAGCTGCGCGGCAAGACCCTGGTGAACACCACGAACGGCACCCCGGCGCAGGCCCGCGAGCTCGCGGCCTGGGCGGCGAAGCACGACATCGCGTACGTCGACGCCGGGATCATGGCGATCCCCCCGATGATCGCGACGCCGGGCGCCTACATCCTCTACAGCGGTGACGAGGAGGCGTTCCAGGAGCACCGCGAGACGCTGGCCGCGATGGCCGACACCAAGTGGGTCGGCCAGGACGCGGGCCTGGCCGCGCTGTGGGACCTGTCGCTGCTCACCGGCATGTACGGGATGATCCAGGGCGTGACGCAGGCGTTCGCCCTGACGGGCAGGGCGGGTGTGCCGCCGAAGGAGTTCGCGCCGCTCCTGGCCGACTGGATCACCGCCATGACGCACGGTCTCGTGCCCGGCACGGCGGCCGCGCTGGAGTCCGGGCAGCACCTGACGGACGTCTCCAGCCTGGAGGTCAACCAGGCGGCGTTCCCGAACCTGCTCGCGGCGTTCGCGGAGGCGGGCGTCAGCGACGAGCTGTTCGCGGGCGTGCAGCCCCTGCTCGACCGCGCGGTCGAGCAGGGTCACGGCGCGGACGGCCTGTCCCGGCTCGCCGAACTCCTCCAGCGGGGCTAG
- a CDS encoding PLP-dependent aminotransferase family protein produces the protein MTATAPAPSTAPVPALAARAAAVGGSPVRDILAVTARPEVINFAGGLPAPEFFDSEGVAAAYQAVLTTRPGQALQYSTTEGEPALRARIAGRYTGGGLATDADDILVTTGSQQALSLLATALVEPGDTVLVENPCYLAALQVFAFAGARVVAVPGDEEGIDPGALESLIAEHRPKLLYTVPTFQNPTGRTMSAGRRAAVAAVAGRRGLWIVEDDPYGELRFEGERVPWIAAHAGAEDRTALLGSFSKVMAPGLRLGWLRAPAALRRACAIAKQAADLHTPTVNQLAAAWYLERYDLDAHVAKVAGAYRERRDAMLAGLAAALPEGSTWNRPEGGMFLWARLPSGHDATARLREVITHDVAYVPGAPFYAGTPDPATLRLCFVTQTPDEITEGLRRLRAGLVGQTAERGGSDAGAPASRDGIRGAQAS, from the coding sequence ATGACCGCCACCGCACCCGCGCCCAGCACCGCCCCCGTTCCGGCCCTCGCCGCCCGCGCCGCCGCCGTCGGCGGCTCGCCCGTACGGGACATCCTCGCGGTCACCGCACGCCCTGAGGTCATCAACTTCGCGGGCGGCCTGCCCGCGCCCGAGTTCTTCGACAGCGAGGGCGTCGCCGCCGCCTACCAGGCCGTCCTCACCACGCGGCCCGGGCAGGCGCTCCAGTACTCGACGACCGAGGGGGAGCCCGCGCTGCGCGCCCGCATAGCCGGGCGGTACACCGGCGGCGGGCTCGCCACCGACGCCGACGACATCCTCGTCACCACCGGCTCCCAGCAGGCCCTCTCGCTGCTCGCCACGGCGCTCGTCGAGCCCGGCGACACCGTGCTCGTCGAGAACCCCTGCTACCTCGCGGCACTCCAGGTGTTCGCCTTCGCGGGCGCGCGCGTCGTCGCCGTGCCCGGCGACGAGGAGGGCATCGACCCCGGCGCCCTGGAGTCCCTGATCGCCGAGCACCGGCCCAAACTCCTGTACACCGTGCCCACGTTCCAGAACCCGACCGGACGCACCATGTCCGCCGGGCGGCGCGCCGCCGTCGCCGCCGTGGCCGGCCGGCGCGGCCTCTGGATCGTCGAGGACGACCCCTACGGGGAGCTGCGCTTCGAGGGCGAGCGCGTGCCGTGGATCGCTGCCCACGCCGGGGCCGAGGACCGGACCGCGCTGCTCGGCAGCTTCTCGAAGGTGATGGCGCCCGGCCTCAGGCTCGGCTGGCTGCGGGCCCCCGCCGCGCTGCGGCGCGCCTGCGCCATCGCCAAGCAGGCCGCCGACCTGCACACGCCCACCGTCAACCAGCTCGCCGCCGCCTGGTACCTGGAGCGCTACGACCTGGACGCGCACGTGGCGAAGGTCGCCGGGGCCTACCGCGAGCGGCGGGACGCGATGCTCGCGGGCCTGGCGGCCGCCCTCCCCGAAGGATCCACGTGGAACCGCCCCGAGGGCGGCATGTTCCTGTGGGCCCGCCTGCCCTCCGGCCACGACGCGACGGCCCGCCTCCGCGAGGTCATCACCCACGACGTGGCCTACGTCCCCGGAGCCCCCTTCTACGCGGGCACCCCGGACCCCGCCACCCTCCGCCTGTGCTTCGTCACCCAGACCCCGGACGAGATCACCGAGGGCCTGCGCAGACTCCGCGCGGGACTCGTCGGACAAACGGCGGAACGCGGGGGCTCCGACGCCGGGGCCCCCGCGTCCCGCGACGGGATCAGAGGCGCTCAGGCGTCCTGA
- a CDS encoding DUF4232 domain-containing protein, with the protein MRTNRRTTAALVTLTAALSLTTLAGTAATAAAPAKSAAPVACSAATTKVTVKEVQRPVNHLLLTAKNTGTKTCYAYNAPYLRFDEAQSATQVLRDSVPQAVVTLKPGQSAYAGIGTSSPEGEDGYDAKKLGVLFSNRAANGSVGTTAHPKLPGGSVYVDTSAFVTYWQSTAADALYW; encoded by the coding sequence ATGCGCACGAACCGCCGCACCACGGCCGCCCTCGTCACCCTCACCGCCGCGCTCTCCCTGACCACCCTCGCCGGGACGGCGGCGACGGCCGCCGCGCCCGCCAAGTCCGCCGCGCCGGTCGCCTGCTCCGCCGCCACCACCAAGGTCACGGTCAAGGAGGTCCAGCGCCCGGTCAACCACCTGCTCCTGACCGCCAAGAACACCGGCACCAAGACCTGCTACGCGTACAACGCCCCGTACCTGCGCTTCGACGAGGCGCAGTCCGCCACCCAGGTCCTCCGGGACAGCGTCCCGCAGGCGGTCGTCACGCTGAAGCCGGGCCAGTCGGCATACGCGGGCATCGGCACCTCGTCGCCGGAGGGCGAGGACGGCTACGACGCCAAGAAGCTCGGCGTCCTCTTCTCCAACCGCGCGGCGAACGGCAGCGTGGGCACCACGGCGCACCCGAAGCTCCCGGGCGGCAGCGTGTACGTGGACACCTCCGCCTTCGTCACCTACTGGCAGTCGACGGCCGCGGACGCCCTCTACTGGTAG
- a CDS encoding DUF4232 domain-containing protein yields MRAPVRRPRTRLLAAATIAVAALSLTACDDEDGTRDEGAAKSTQSSTDSSSQESDAAQRPEKSDDGSGADGSGGSGGSEGSGGSSGSGKGSSGASGGTESDPYDPANRVPCSAANTSITATPVQRPLNYMLITVTNTGSKMCDLKGYPRLKFENAQSVPPVMENTKPQAVTSLKPGAKGYAGAILSAGDGSGGEGYTAQSLEVGFEGSDRMAEAALQAKGVHVDDKLRVTYWLTSSTDALN; encoded by the coding sequence ATGCGTGCGCCCGTCCGACGTCCCCGTACCCGCTTGCTCGCCGCCGCGACGATCGCGGTCGCCGCGCTCTCGCTGACGGCGTGCGACGACGAAGACGGCACCCGGGACGAGGGCGCCGCGAAGTCCACGCAGTCGTCCACGGACAGCTCGTCACAGGAGTCCGACGCGGCACAGCGACCCGAGAAGTCTGACGACGGTTCAGGGGCCGACGGTTCCGGCGGGAGCGGCGGAAGCGAGGGCTCCGGCGGCTCCTCCGGCAGCGGCAAGGGCTCGTCCGGCGCGTCCGGCGGCACGGAGTCCGACCCGTACGACCCGGCGAACCGCGTGCCCTGTTCCGCCGCCAACACCTCGATCACCGCGACCCCGGTGCAGCGCCCCCTCAACTACATGCTCATCACGGTCACCAACACCGGCTCCAAGATGTGCGACCTGAAGGGCTATCCGCGGCTCAAGTTCGAGAACGCGCAGTCCGTCCCGCCGGTCATGGAGAACACCAAGCCGCAGGCCGTCACCTCGCTCAAGCCGGGCGCCAAGGGCTACGCCGGGGCGATCCTGTCCGCCGGGGACGGCAGCGGCGGCGAGGGCTACACCGCGCAGAGCCTGGAGGTCGGCTTCGAGGGCAGCGACCGGATGGCCGAGGCCGCGCTCCAGGCGAAGGGCGTCCACGTGGACGACAAGCTGCGCGTCACGTACTGGCTGACCAGCTCGACCGACGCGCTCAACTGA